The genomic window TCGCCTTAGCGCTCTCCGAATCCACTGGATACACTCTGGAGGACCAGGTGAGCCTCAGCAGGGTGGTCCTTCTCTCCAGAGGAAGTGTCCAGAGAAAACTAGATAAACCCTGAGGTGAAGGACCAAGGGCCTGCTAAAAAGATTCAGAAAGCTCAGGTGCAGTATGGGCTCAAGAAGTGCTTGCATTATGGTTGAAGATACGAGAAAGCTCAGGATACTCCTCGTGGAGGACAACCCGGAGGATGTCTTTCTCACAAGAAAGGTTCTGAGAAGGAGTGGCCTGGATGGAGACATGCAGATCACAGGTGACGGCGCGGAGGCTCTGCGTATTCTTGAGGATATGTTCAGAGATGGAGAGCACCTGCCGGATCTCATTCTTCTCGACATAAACCTCCCGGACGTGGGGGGCATGGCGGTGCTGAAGAGCATCAAGGGCGATCCACGTTTCTCCAGGATACCTGTGGTGATGC from Methanothrix sp. includes these protein-coding regions:
- a CDS encoding response regulator produces the protein MVEDTRKLRILLVEDNPEDVFLTRKVLRRSGLDGDMQITGDGAEALRILEDMFRDGEHLPDLILLDINLPDVGGMAVLKSIKGDPRFSRIPVVMLTCSNADSDIQKSYDLGASTYLVKPVSRDAIMLVMRALFG